A genomic region of Candidatus Lokiarchaeota archaeon contains the following coding sequences:
- a CDS encoding NAD-dependent epimerase/dehydratase family protein, whose amino-acid sequence MKVLLTGAFGNVGESTLEALCNHGHDVRCFDLPNKKNHKINEKLGEELDFDIFWGDIRSYSDVSEALNGIEAIIHLAAIIPPQTDRNLQLAREVNVGGTKHLIDAALESELEPKFVYASSIATYGHCTGEGAPRKANDPQVATDAYTSHKIESEKMVKASGLRWVIMRFGVVTPLRLSMNIDPIMFEIPLEQRIEFVHTKDIGLALARGVTAEVESKVLLLGGG is encoded by the coding sequence ATGAAAGTACTGTTGACAGGGGCCTTTGGTAACGTGGGCGAAAGCACCTTGGAAGCTCTTTGCAATCATGGCCATGATGTCCGTTGCTTTGACCTTCCAAACAAGAAGAACCACAAGATAAACGAGAAATTGGGTGAAGAATTGGATTTCGATATCTTCTGGGGTGACATTCGAAGCTACTCGGATGTATCAGAGGCTTTGAACGGTATAGAGGCTATCATCCATCTTGCGGCAATCATTCCCCCTCAAACAGACAGAAATTTGCAGCTTGCAAGGGAAGTCAATGTTGGTGGAACCAAACATCTCATTGATGCTGCGCTAGAATCTGAACTCGAACCGAAATTTGTGTACGCAAGCTCAATTGCCACGTACGGTCATTGTACCGGTGAAGGCGCTCCAAGAAAGGCTAATGATCCCCAAGTTGCAACTGATGCATACACATCACACAAAATTGAATCCGAAAAAATGGTGAAGGCTAGTGGCCTTCGGTGGGTAATCATGCGATTCGGTGTCGTTACGCCCCTTCGCCTTAGTATGAATATCGATCCGATTATGTTCGAGATACCGCTTGAACAGCGGATTGAATTCGTTCATACCAAGGATATCGGCCTAGCACTTGCAAGAGGTGTAACTGCTGAGGTTGAAAGCAAAGTGCTCTTGCTTGGTGGTGG
- a CDS encoding sulfurtransferase, translating into MIDKEPYGHGALKWVSTTWLEDHMDEVKIVDVQPDVHDYFKAHIPGAVYLAGKTFRAPLNGLPAQYVTPQHIEGLLGRIGLTKDTPVVVYTGVGKHKGWGDGLDQPMMAYTLLRHGAKEVYLLDGGIDKWIEEGREISQEFPDITPEVFDAEVDEDVFMTLEEVEEKKDMDDVILLDARPPKFYTGEESPWIRDGHIPGAVNLPWAILMTDDNKMELKAIEEIESLAEEVGATKDKLIICSCGTGREATAEYTIFKHLLGYPKVKLFEGSFTEWSTDPDREVVTGKDPY; encoded by the coding sequence ATGATTGATAAGGAACCATACGGACATGGAGCACTCAAATGGGTATCAACTACGTGGCTTGAAGACCACATGGATGAAGTGAAGATTGTTGACGTACAGCCAGATGTGCATGATTATTTCAAAGCGCACATTCCTGGAGCTGTATACCTAGCGGGCAAAACTTTCAGGGCTCCCTTGAACGGATTGCCTGCACAATACGTAACCCCACAACATATTGAAGGGTTACTCGGACGAATCGGACTTACCAAAGACACACCAGTTGTCGTCTATACTGGCGTGGGCAAACACAAAGGATGGGGCGATGGACTGGATCAACCCATGATGGCCTATACACTCCTAAGGCACGGAGCCAAGGAGGTTTATCTCCTCGATGGTGGCATCGACAAGTGGATCGAGGAAGGCCGCGAAATCAGCCAGGAGTTCCCAGACATTACTCCTGAAGTCTTTGATGCAGAAGTGGACGAAGATGTGTTCATGACACTTGAAGAGGTCGAAGAGAAAAAAGACATGGATGATGTTATTCTCCTCGATGCCCGACCGCCCAAATTCTATACGGGTGAGGAATCTCCTTGGATCAGAGATGGACATATCCCAGGAGCAGTCAACCTCCCATGGGCAATTCTAATGACAGACGATAACAAAATGGAACTCAAAGCGATAGAAGAAATCGAGAGTCTTGCAGAAGAGGTTGGTGCAACCAAAGACAAGCTCATCATCTGCAGTTGTGGAACAGGCAGGGAAGCAACAGCAGAATACACAATCTTCAAACACCTGCTAGGATATCCCAAGGTAAAGCTTTTCGAGGGTAGCTTCACGGAGTGGAGCACTGACCCTGACAGAGAAGTCGTAACCGGTAAGGACCCATACTAA